The following proteins are encoded in a genomic region of Devosia lucknowensis:
- a CDS encoding DUF3606 domain-containing protein, with translation MPNTAQDRARVAGKQDHEVRYEADKTGKSAEAVRKAVKTAGKSRAKVEKQLKQ, from the coding sequence ATGCCCAATACCGCACAGGACCGTGCCCGTGTCGCCGGCAAGCAGGATCATGAAGTTCGTTACGAAGCGGACAAGACCGGCAAGTCTGCCGAGGCGGTCAGGAAGGCCGTGAAAACGGCTGGCAAAAGCCGCGCCAAGGTTGAGAAACAACTCAAGCAATAG
- a CDS encoding glycoside hydrolase family 3 protein: MLRILLASAALIAAVPAAHAQSLEQMAGQMIVVGFEGNSPDDSGVESVREDLAAGRLGGVMYLKKNVASLSTVREMNVQFRAAAPDLLPFITLDQEGGAVERLTKDVGFKEIPNAATVAQRNSPEKAKAIYAAMAEGIAAEGFSVNFGPVADLNTNPDNQIIARFGRSYSADPAVVTAYDAAFIEAHRAAGLATALKHFPGHGSSTADSHEGFVDITASWDAAELEPYRALIADGLADMVMVGHLYHADYADGDGETPSSLSPRWIDGVLREDLGFDGVVISDDLEMGAIRDHFTLEQTVTRAVRAGMDILLFSNTADYRPGLSDEILAILLAEAEADPEFAARIEESYGRIVALKARLD, translated from the coding sequence TTGCTCCGTATCCTTCTTGCCTCCGCCGCCCTGATCGCCGCTGTTCCGGCCGCCCATGCCCAGAGCCTGGAGCAGATGGCCGGGCAGATGATTGTCGTGGGATTTGAAGGCAATAGCCCCGATGATTCAGGTGTTGAATCGGTCCGTGAGGACCTTGCTGCGGGGCGCCTGGGCGGGGTGATGTATCTCAAGAAGAACGTCGCGAGCCTTTCGACGGTGCGCGAGATGAATGTCCAGTTCCGCGCCGCCGCGCCGGACCTGCTGCCATTCATCACCCTCGACCAGGAAGGCGGGGCCGTCGAGCGCCTGACCAAGGATGTCGGGTTCAAAGAGATTCCGAATGCGGCGACCGTCGCGCAGCGCAATTCTCCCGAAAAGGCCAAGGCGATCTACGCGGCGATGGCCGAAGGCATCGCGGCCGAGGGCTTCTCGGTGAATTTCGGGCCGGTGGCCGATCTCAACACCAATCCCGACAACCAGATCATCGCCCGGTTCGGGCGGTCCTATTCGGCTGATCCGGCCGTGGTGACCGCCTATGACGCCGCCTTCATCGAGGCGCATCGCGCGGCCGGCCTTGCAACCGCACTCAAGCATTTTCCCGGCCATGGATCGTCCACCGCCGACAGCCATGAAGGCTTCGTCGACATCACGGCAAGCTGGGACGCGGCCGAACTCGAACCCTATCGGGCGCTGATCGCGGATGGGCTGGCCGACATGGTGATGGTGGGTCACCTGTATCACGCCGACTATGCCGACGGGGACGGGGAAACGCCGTCTTCGCTGTCGCCGCGCTGGATCGATGGCGTGCTGCGCGAGGATCTTGGCTTCGACGGCGTCGTGATCAGCGACGATCTCGAAATGGGCGCCATCCGTGATCATTTCACGCTCGAGCAGACGGTGACCAGGGCCGTGCGGGCCGGCATGGATATCCTGCTGTTCTCCAACACCGCCGACTATCGGCCGGGCCTGTCGGATGAAATCCTCGCCATCCTGCTGGCCGAAGCCGAGGCCGACCCAGAGTTCGCGGCGCGGATCGAGGAGAGCTATGGCCGCATCGTCGCTCTCAAGGCCCGCCTCGACTGA
- a CDS encoding UDP-2,3-diacylglucosamine diphosphatase: MSEDREIRRVRALFLSDVHLGMKPIRSAQLAEFLRAHDAETIYLVGDILDGWRLAKQWHWPEQYNELIQLMLDKAAAGTRVVYLPGNHDEFLREYLGTYFGEIELVDRTIHTSATGKTYLVIHGDQFDVVVMNAKWLAHVGDWAYNAALRINIAINWVRRRLGLQYWSLSAWAKQKVKNAVSVIGRFEEALVHEAKQSGVDGVICGHIHFADIHDRLGIQYINTGDWVESCTAIVENFDGQFELIKWTEMVTGDPRKVRPRRASGQ, from the coding sequence ATGTCGGAAGACCGCGAAATCCGGCGCGTTCGGGCGCTTTTCCTGTCCGATGTGCATTTGGGCATGAAGCCGATCCGCAGCGCGCAGCTGGCGGAATTCCTGCGCGCGCATGATGCCGAGACCATTTATCTCGTCGGCGATATCCTCGACGGCTGGCGCCTCGCCAAGCAGTGGCACTGGCCGGAGCAATATAACGAGCTGATCCAGCTCATGCTCGACAAGGCCGCGGCCGGCACGCGCGTGGTCTACCTGCCGGGGAACCACGACGAGTTCCTGCGCGAATATCTGGGCACGTATTTCGGCGAAATCGAACTGGTGGATCGCACGATCCACACTTCGGCGACGGGCAAAACCTACCTCGTCATCCATGGCGACCAGTTCGACGTCGTGGTGATGAATGCCAAGTGGCTCGCCCATGTCGGCGACTGGGCCTACAATGCGGCGCTGCGGATCAACATCGCCATCAACTGGGTGCGGCGGCGATTGGGGCTGCAGTACTGGTCGCTGAGTGCCTGGGCCAAGCAGAAGGTGAAGAACGCCGTGTCGGTGATCGGGCGTTTTGAGGAGGCCCTGGTGCACGAGGCCAAGCAGAGCGGAGTGGATGGCGTGATTTGCGGCCACATCCATTTCGCCGACATCCACGACCGTCTCGGGATTCAGTACATCAACACCGGTGACTGGGTGGAAAGCTGCACGGCCATCGTCGAGAATTTCGACGGGCAATTCGAGCTGATCAAGTGGACCGAGATGGTCACCGGCGATCCGCGGAAGGTCAGGCCGCGGCGCGCTTCGGGCCAATAG
- a CDS encoding lipid II:glycine glycyltransferase FemX — protein sequence MSATAGMSLTTPHAAPVMERTTAPALVSRKVDGQEWDAVISGFDGVCQEQLHAFAAVRWPGVAPEPRLFERGGRVVGGALVLVQSLPLGLANIAIIKWGPMLADAQAPDAMAVYAGMVEALKAEYADQRGMMLSILPHAALGVRNDEYRTLRQAGFKRGAPLRFYDRYIVNLRLPDEALRKSFDQAWRRQLNKAEKSGLGFEHAGAERIGAFKALYAAMTDRKQFPDYSAFDTLDALMALEEPLRPELFFVRHEGEIVAGALIFKAGERTVYLYGATNDRALPLRAGYFLHFHIIRWLRDHTRANWYDLGGTDGYQGLHQFKKGMVGTEGMIRPVPPVANYASRPLVYLLGAGAFAARESFNELRRRIEMLRPAKARPEGTPQPLPEEFR from the coding sequence ATGTCCGCCACCGCTGGAATGTCCCTGACGACGCCGCATGCCGCACCGGTCATGGAGCGCACGACCGCGCCCGCCCTGGTGTCGCGAAAAGTGGATGGGCAGGAATGGGACGCCGTCATCTCCGGTTTCGACGGGGTGTGCCAGGAACAACTCCACGCCTTTGCCGCCGTACGCTGGCCGGGCGTGGCACCCGAACCGCGCCTTTTCGAGCGCGGCGGCCGCGTCGTCGGGGGCGCGCTGGTGCTGGTCCAGAGCCTGCCGCTGGGGCTGGCCAATATCGCGATCATCAAATGGGGGCCGATGCTGGCCGACGCCCAGGCCCCCGATGCCATGGCCGTCTATGCCGGCATGGTCGAGGCGCTCAAGGCCGAATATGCCGACCAGCGCGGCATGATGCTGTCGATCCTGCCGCATGCCGCGCTGGGCGTACGGAACGACGAATACCGGACCCTCAGGCAGGCGGGGTTCAAGCGGGGCGCGCCGCTGCGCTTCTACGATCGCTACATCGTCAACCTGCGCCTCCCAGACGAGGCGCTGCGCAAGAGCTTCGACCAGGCCTGGCGCCGCCAGCTCAACAAGGCCGAGAAGTCGGGCCTGGGTTTCGAACATGCCGGAGCCGAACGGATCGGCGCGTTCAAGGCGCTCTATGCGGCCATGACCGACCGCAAGCAGTTTCCGGATTATTCCGCCTTCGATACGCTCGACGCGCTGATGGCGCTCGAAGAGCCGCTGCGCCCGGAACTGTTCTTCGTGCGGCACGAGGGCGAGATCGTCGCCGGCGCGCTGATCTTCAAGGCGGGAGAGCGGACGGTATATCTTTACGGGGCGACCAACGACCGCGCCTTGCCACTGCGCGCTGGGTATTTCCTCCACTTCCATATCATCAGATGGCTGCGCGACCATACGCGGGCCAACTGGTACGATCTCGGCGGCACCGATGGCTACCAGGGGCTCCACCAGTTCAAGAAGGGCATGGTGGGTACGGAGGGCATGATCCGGCCCGTGCCGCCCGTCGCCAACTATGCCTCGCGGCCGCTGGTTTACCTCCTCGGGGCCGGGGCATTCGCGGCGCGCGAGAGCTTCAACGAACTGCGTCGCCGCATCGAGATGCTGCGGCCGGCCAAGGCGCGACCGGAAGGTACGCCGCAGCCGCTGCCGGAAGAGTTTCGATGA
- a CDS encoding lipopolysaccharide biosynthesis protein — MSLAHRLASQSTVIFGGRLFGAGLIFLVQAFIAQAWGAALLGDFLVITAAVNLIAVAMPMGFQTIGTYFAAEYRARGDRRQLISFLKRAYGHVAIVLIAVLAGGPLLLGALGLEQNVIAVHFVPVALLALATALVYVNGTVLIGLKRPFAGFFADGIFRPMLMIGTVLICAAMFGTPIAAFEAMLWITSIGYVAIAVVHFGFVVVTVRRLDERAEARAAEVPRWWRFAAPWVLITLATDFFFDIDLLLLANLLDREELAIFGVCTRIFALVSFGVAAVYAVILPDMFESEANADRAAFHRKVGEANLAASVVSLGLFVVVLIGAPFALLLFGPSFTAGALPLALLCLALVIRSALGPASMVLSIHDRPWSSLPAVLLGMGTLVAGNFLLVPMFHLIGAAVAAIIAISAWSVSLWLIALKTAHIDVSILQWFRSRRVAPAE, encoded by the coding sequence ATGAGCCTTGCCCACCGCCTGGCGTCGCAATCGACCGTCATCTTCGGAGGACGGCTGTTTGGCGCGGGCCTGATTTTCCTCGTACAGGCCTTTATCGCGCAAGCGTGGGGCGCTGCGCTCCTGGGCGATTTCCTCGTCATCACCGCCGCTGTGAACCTGATTGCCGTGGCCATGCCGATGGGCTTCCAGACCATCGGTACCTACTTTGCGGCCGAATACCGGGCCAGGGGCGACAGGCGACAGCTCATCTCCTTCCTGAAACGCGCCTATGGCCATGTCGCGATCGTACTGATCGCCGTGCTTGCCGGCGGGCCGTTGCTGCTGGGCGCGCTCGGGCTCGAACAGAATGTCATCGCCGTGCATTTCGTGCCGGTGGCGCTGCTCGCGCTGGCGACGGCGCTGGTCTATGTCAACGGTACGGTGCTGATCGGGCTCAAGCGGCCCTTTGCCGGGTTTTTCGCCGATGGCATTTTCCGCCCCATGCTGATGATCGGGACGGTGCTGATCTGCGCTGCGATGTTCGGGACGCCCATTGCTGCATTCGAAGCCATGCTGTGGATCACTTCGATCGGCTATGTGGCCATTGCGGTGGTGCATTTCGGCTTCGTGGTGGTGACCGTGCGGCGACTGGATGAGCGGGCCGAGGCGCGCGCCGCCGAAGTGCCGCGCTGGTGGCGGTTTGCCGCCCCTTGGGTGCTGATCACCCTGGCGACGGATTTCTTCTTCGATATCGACCTGCTGTTGCTGGCGAACCTGCTCGATCGCGAGGAGCTGGCGATCTTCGGGGTCTGTACCCGCATTTTTGCGCTGGTGTCGTTCGGCGTGGCAGCCGTCTACGCGGTGATCCTGCCCGACATGTTCGAGAGCGAGGCCAATGCCGACCGCGCTGCCTTCCATCGCAAGGTCGGGGAGGCAAACCTGGCAGCCAGCGTCGTATCGCTCGGCCTCTTCGTCGTGGTGCTGATCGGCGCGCCGTTCGCGCTGCTGCTGTTCGGGCCGAGCTTCACTGCCGGGGCGCTGCCGCTGGCGCTGCTGTGCCTCGCCCTCGTGATCCGCTCGGCCCTGGGGCCGGCATCAATGGTGCTGTCGATCCACGACCGCCCCTGGTCAAGCCTTCCGGCCGTGCTGCTGGGCATGGGCACGCTGGTGGCGGGCAATTTCCTGCTGGTGCCGATGTTCCACCTGATCGGGGCGGCGGTGGCGGCGATCATCGCCATCTCGGCCTGGTCGGTGTCGCTGTGGCTCATCGCCCTCAAGACCGCCCATATCGACGTGTCGATCCTGCAATGGTTCCGGAGCCGGCGCGTCGCGCCGGCCGAATGA
- the acs gene encoding acetate--CoA ligase, which produces MSEQLLFQPSAAAIARTHTTAEQYDALYQRSITDPDGFWAEQAKRLDWVRFPTKIKNTTFAYPDVSIKWFEDGVLNVAANCIDRHLAEHGDDIAIIWEPDNPNDQAEHISYRTLHEKVCRCANVLKSLGVRKGDRVTIYLPMIPQAAYAMLACARIGAVHSVVFGGFSPDSLAGRINDCDSAVVITADEGRRGGKTVPLKANVDKALEDCPGVQKVLVVHNTGADVAMKGSRDVWWHEAAAGVEPFNDPEPMNAEDPLFILYTSGSTGKPKGVLHTTGGYLTYTSLTHELSFDYKRGEVFWCTADVGWITGHSYIVYGPLANGATTVMFEGIPSWPDASRFWQVVERHKVNIFHTAPTAIRSLMGAGAEYVEKHDMPSLRLLGTVGEPINPEAWLWYYNKVGKGRCEIVDAWWQTETGGHMIAPFPGAIPTKPGSATKPFFGVIPEVLSPEGKVQEQTKAEGVLVIKDSWPSQARTIWGDHGRFVSTYFETYKGTYFTGDGCRRDEDGYYWITGRVDDVLNVSGHRLGTAEVESALVAHPKVSEAAVVGFPHDIKGQGIYCYVTLMAGEAYDDGLRGELRNWVRKEIGPIASPDFIQWAPGLPKTRSGKIMRRILRKVAENDFGSLGDTSTLADPSVVDDLIANRQNKPA; this is translated from the coding sequence ATGAGCGAGCAGCTCTTGTTCCAGCCAAGCGCGGCCGCGATCGCGCGCACCCACACCACTGCGGAACAATACGATGCGCTCTATCAGCGCTCGATCACCGATCCGGACGGGTTCTGGGCCGAACAGGCGAAGCGCCTCGACTGGGTGCGGTTTCCGACAAAGATCAAGAACACGACGTTCGCCTATCCCGATGTCTCGATCAAATGGTTCGAGGATGGGGTGCTGAACGTTGCCGCCAATTGCATCGACCGCCATCTGGCCGAGCACGGCGACGATATCGCCATCATCTGGGAGCCCGACAATCCCAATGACCAGGCCGAGCATATTTCCTATCGCACGCTGCACGAGAAGGTCTGCCGCTGCGCCAACGTGCTGAAGTCGCTCGGTGTCCGCAAGGGCGACCGCGTGACCATCTACCTGCCGATGATTCCGCAGGCTGCCTATGCGATGCTGGCCTGCGCCCGCATCGGCGCCGTGCATTCGGTCGTGTTCGGCGGTTTCTCGCCGGATTCGCTGGCCGGTCGCATCAACGACTGCGATTCTGCGGTCGTCATCACCGCCGACGAGGGGCGCCGCGGCGGCAAGACCGTGCCGCTCAAGGCCAATGTCGACAAGGCACTGGAAGACTGCCCGGGCGTGCAAAAAGTGCTCGTGGTGCACAATACCGGTGCCGACGTTGCCATGAAGGGGAGCCGCGACGTGTGGTGGCATGAAGCCGCCGCCGGCGTCGAGCCGTTCAACGATCCCGAGCCGATGAATGCGGAAGATCCGCTGTTCATCCTCTATACGTCAGGTTCGACCGGCAAGCCCAAGGGCGTGCTGCACACGACCGGCGGCTATCTCACCTATACGTCGCTGACCCACGAGCTGAGCTTCGACTACAAGCGCGGCGAGGTGTTCTGGTGTACGGCGGATGTCGGTTGGATCACGGGCCACAGCTACATCGTCTACGGTCCGCTGGCCAATGGCGCGACCACCGTGATGTTCGAAGGCATTCCCTCCTGGCCCGATGCGAGCCGTTTCTGGCAGGTGGTGGAGCGCCATAAGGTCAACATCTTCCACACCGCACCGACCGCGATCCGATCGTTGATGGGGGCAGGGGCCGAGTATGTCGAAAAGCACGACATGCCGAGTCTGCGCCTGCTCGGCACGGTGGGCGAACCGATCAATCCCGAAGCCTGGCTCTGGTATTACAACAAGGTCGGCAAGGGGCGCTGCGAGATCGTCGATGCGTGGTGGCAGACCGAGACCGGCGGCCACATGATCGCGCCATTCCCGGGCGCAATCCCGACCAAGCCGGGATCGGCCACCAAGCCGTTCTTCGGCGTCATACCGGAAGTGCTTTCGCCTGAGGGCAAGGTGCAGGAGCAGACCAAGGCCGAGGGTGTGCTCGTGATCAAGGACAGCTGGCCCAGCCAGGCGCGCACGATCTGGGGCGACCATGGCCGGTTCGTCTCGACATATTTCGAGACCTACAAGGGCACCTACTTCACCGGCGATGGCTGCCGCCGCGACGAGGATGGCTATTACTGGATCACCGGGCGCGTCGACGACGTGCTCAATGTGTCGGGCCATCGCCTCGGTACTGCCGAGGTGGAAAGCGCGCTGGTCGCCCATCCCAAGGTGTCGGAAGCGGCAGTGGTTGGCTTCCCGCACGATATCAAGGGGCAGGGCATCTATTGCTACGTGACCCTGATGGCGGGCGAGGCCTATGACGACGGCCTGCGCGGCGAGCTGCGGAACTGGGTGCGCAAGGAAATCGGCCCTATCGCCTCGCCTGATTTCATCCAGTGGGCGCCAGGCCTGCCGAAAACCCGATCCGGCAAGATCATGCGGCGCATTCTCCGCAAGGTCGCGGAAAACGACTTCGGATCGCTGGGCGATACTTCGACGCTGGCCGATCCATCGGTCGTCGACGATCTGATCGCCAACCGGCAGAACAAGCCGGCCTAG
- a CDS encoding pyridoxal phosphate-dependent aminotransferase codes for MSHPAFTPIVDSLPETVPFVGPEAIERRTGIPTRARIGANESGFGPSPKVIAALRDAAPEFWTYPDPENHVLRTAIAEQLGIAGDEVTISEGIDGLMGLLVRLFISPGDIVVTSLGAYPTFNYHVVGYGGDLRFAPYRGVHEDPEALAALARETGARMVYLANPDNPMGSFWPAADIARFIATVPGDCLIVLDEAYMETAPEAPLPLDTTQPNLLRLRTFSKAYGLAGLRCGYAIGNRRLIGAFNRIRNHFGVNKAAQVAALAALGDQAYLRSAVAAIADARTQIARIAADNGLRALPSATNFVAIDCGRDGAYALAVLEGLAVDGVFVRKPAAVGLDQHIRISAGPPSALDILAESLPRALVRAQSSAG; via the coding sequence GTGTCTCATCCAGCCTTCACCCCGATTGTCGATTCCCTGCCCGAAACCGTTCCGTTTGTCGGTCCGGAAGCGATCGAGCGGCGAACCGGCATCCCGACGCGGGCCCGCATAGGCGCCAATGAGTCAGGCTTCGGGCCCAGCCCCAAGGTCATCGCCGCCCTCCGCGACGCCGCGCCCGAATTCTGGACCTATCCCGATCCTGAAAATCATGTCCTGCGCACCGCCATCGCCGAACAGCTCGGCATCGCTGGCGACGAAGTGACGATCAGCGAGGGCATAGACGGGCTCATGGGCCTGCTCGTGCGTCTCTTCATCTCCCCCGGTGATATCGTCGTCACCTCGCTCGGCGCCTACCCCACCTTCAATTATCATGTCGTCGGCTATGGCGGCGATCTGCGCTTCGCGCCCTATCGCGGCGTGCATGAGGATCCGGAAGCGCTCGCTGCCCTGGCGCGTGAGACGGGTGCCCGCATGGTCTATCTCGCCAATCCCGACAACCCGATGGGCTCGTTCTGGCCGGCCGCCGATATCGCTCGCTTCATCGCGACTGTGCCCGGGGATTGCCTCATCGTCCTCGACGAGGCCTATATGGAAACGGCACCCGAAGCGCCCCTGCCCCTCGATACGACCCAGCCCAACCTCCTCCGCCTCCGCACCTTCTCCAAGGCCTATGGGCTAGCTGGGCTGCGCTGCGGCTACGCCATTGGCAACCGGCGTCTCATTGGTGCCTTCAATCGCATCCGCAATCATTTCGGGGTCAACAAGGCCGCACAGGTCGCAGCGCTCGCGGCACTGGGAGATCAGGCCTACCTCCGGAGCGCGGTTGCTGCCATCGCCGATGCCCGCACGCAGATAGCGCGCATTGCCGCGGACAACGGCCTGCGCGCCCTGCCCTCCGCCACCAATTTTGTTGCCATAGATTGTGGCCGCGACGGAGCCTACGCGCTGGCGGTGCTTGAAGGCCTCGCGGTGGACGGTGTGTTCGTGCGCAAGCCTGCCGCTGTTGGTCTCGACCAGCATATCCGCATCAGCGCGGGGCCGCCTTCTGCCCTCGACATTCTCGCCGAAAGCCTTCCGCGAGCCCTCGTCCGGGCTCAGTCCTCGGCCGGATAG
- a CDS encoding YjbE family putative metal transport protein (Members of this highly hydrophobic protein family,regularly are found preceded by the yybP-ykoY manganese riboswitch (see RF00080). A metal cation transport function is proposed.), with product MFDPSFFSSLLQVILIDLVLAGDNAVVIGLAAAGLAPDLRRRAILIGILAATGLRIFFALITTQLLSLGGGLLIAGGVLLLYVCWKMYRELTVSHAEEGEATEALSEADHNADGTVAGKAPKKTLRQAVIQIIIADVSMSLDNVLAVAGAAQHHFEALIFGLALSVVLMGVAATFIARLLHRFRWIAWIGLIMILFVAIRMGLEGLGAFITIPEIPLLYTPHAAGVVAAH from the coding sequence ATGTTCGATCCGAGTTTCTTCTCATCGCTGCTGCAGGTCATCCTGATCGACCTGGTGCTGGCGGGCGACAATGCCGTCGTGATCGGTCTTGCCGCTGCCGGCCTCGCCCCTGACCTGCGTCGGCGCGCCATCCTGATCGGCATCCTTGCCGCGACGGGCCTGCGCATCTTCTTTGCGCTGATCACGACGCAGCTGCTCTCGCTTGGCGGCGGCCTGCTGATCGCGGGCGGCGTGCTGCTGCTTTACGTCTGCTGGAAGATGTATCGCGAGCTCACGGTGAGCCATGCCGAAGAAGGCGAGGCGACCGAAGCCCTGTCCGAGGCCGACCACAATGCCGACGGCACCGTGGCGGGCAAGGCGCCCAAGAAGACGCTGCGCCAGGCGGTGATCCAGATCATCATCGCCGACGTGTCGATGTCGCTCGACAACGTGCTTGCCGTCGCCGGCGCCGCCCAGCATCATTTCGAAGCGCTGATCTTCGGGCTTGCTCTTTCGGTCGTGCTGATGGGCGTTGCCGCGACCTTTATCGCCCGACTGCTGCACCGCTTCCGCTGGATTGCCTGGATTGGCCTCATCATGATCCTGTTCGTCGCTATCCGCATGGGTCTCGAGGGTCTGGGCGCCTTTATCACCATCCCGGAAATTCCGTTGCTCTACACGCCGCATGCGGCAGGTGTTGTCGCAGCGCACTGA
- a CDS encoding endonuclease/exonuclease/phosphatase family protein, translating to MLSWAEFRGALLALGGLLVLVFAVIVVHPGLPGELLLQSLRFHLILAGLGLAVLTMIVGARWRGGLLLAIVLAAGVHGALYVMEFQQRRVDYAGPPAATLDFLSFNVLTGNRRSEELVQSILADPPDVALIMETPGIEDYLDQVATVLPYRAGCSRSETCDISLHSSIPFDSFEVRDLPPLGRERVVIGKITVAGQGVTVVGIHLSKPYYDNTSEIELWLINRMLSEIEGPLILAGDFNSASWTDPVAEIGRSQNLAPGPTQPATWPVRLGPLGVPIDNMFTRGSAQIMSLVSGDSHGSNHRPLRAEIGLYPAED from the coding sequence ATGCTGAGCTGGGCAGAATTTCGCGGTGCGCTGCTGGCGCTGGGTGGGCTGCTGGTTCTGGTCTTCGCCGTCATCGTGGTGCATCCCGGGCTGCCGGGCGAATTGCTGCTGCAATCGCTGCGCTTCCACCTGATCCTTGCAGGGCTCGGTCTGGCGGTGCTGACGATGATCGTCGGCGCGCGCTGGCGGGGCGGCCTGCTGCTGGCGATCGTCCTGGCAGCGGGCGTGCATGGTGCGCTCTATGTGATGGAGTTCCAGCAGCGCCGGGTCGACTATGCCGGTCCGCCGGCCGCCACGCTGGATTTCCTCAGCTTCAACGTGCTCACCGGCAATCGGCGCAGCGAGGAGCTCGTGCAGTCGATCCTCGCCGATCCGCCCGATGTGGCGCTGATCATGGAGACGCCGGGCATCGAGGACTATCTCGACCAGGTGGCGACTGTGCTGCCGTACCGCGCGGGATGCTCGCGCAGCGAAACCTGCGATATTTCCCTCCATTCCTCGATCCCGTTCGACTCATTCGAGGTTCGGGACCTTCCGCCGCTCGGCCGCGAGCGAGTTGTGATCGGCAAGATCACGGTGGCGGGGCAGGGCGTGACGGTGGTGGGTATTCACCTCAGCAAGCCCTATTACGACAACACATCCGAGATCGAGTTGTGGCTGATCAACCGGATGCTGAGCGAGATCGAGGGGCCGCTGATCCTGGCGGGCGATTTCAATTCGGCGTCGTGGACCGACCCGGTGGCCGAGATCGGCCGCAGCCAAAACCTGGCACCGGGCCCGACGCAACCGGCGACATGGCCGGTGCGGCTCGGCCCCCTGGGCGTGCCGATCGACAATATGTTCACGCGTGGCTCGGCCCAGATCATGAGCCTCGTCTCCGGTGACAGCCACGGCTCCAACCATCGGCCGCTGCGGGCGGAGATCGGGCTCTATCCGGCCGAGGACTGA